The DNA segment GGACGCACCGGCGTGCACGCCCTGCACGTCAGCGTGGGGATGTAAGCGCCGGTTCCCGCGGGGCGCCATAGCGGTGGCACCACGTCGTACCACTCCCGGCACACCTCCCGCCGTGCCCCGTGCGGACGCATACGCTCCGTAATCGCAGGAGTGTTGAAGAAAAGCGTGCCGCTTCTATTGCAATGGTCATACCGTCAGCCCAGAATGACAGGGATTTTTCGCGGCGGTAACCCATCGATATCAGCCACTGCCCGGTCTTCCCCGTGGGCCTCTACCGGAAGTTGACCGCATGCACCATGAGCGTGAAGCGCAAGAGCAGTACCAGCGGCAGGAACAGCGGGAGCCGCACGGGTCACGGCACCCGGGCGCCCGCCGCAGACGGCGCATTCCGGCCAAGTCGGCGGGAGCGGCGCTGCTGGCCGTGATGCTGACCGCCTGTTCCAGCGGTCTGGCCGCCACCACCACCGAGGTGGCCCCGGCCCAGCAACCCGAGAACCTGCTGCCCAAGGCGTCCGAGGAGGGCAAGGTCCTCTGGTACACCACCTTCGCCGACGACGACGTGGACGGCATGATCGCCGCCTTCCAGAAGAAGTACCCGAAGGTCAAGGTGGAGGCGCTGCGGCTGAGCGCCGACAAGCTCCCCTCCCGCCTGGTCACCGAGCAGCGCGGCGGCAAGTACAACGCGGACGTCATCACCGCGGACAGCGAGCCCGTCTACCAGCTCATCAAGGTGGGCACGCTCGCCCCGTACCGCGTTCCGGAGACGCCCGACCTGCCCAAGGAGCTGAAGAGCCTCCCGGACGGCTACGGCAACGTCGTGTACGTCAACACCAGCGCCATCGCATACAACCCGAAGTCGGTTGCCTCCCAGCACCTGCCGGTCCCCAGCTCCATCGAGGACCTCACCAAGCCGGTGTGGAAGGGCCGCTTCTCGATCGACCCCAACGCCATCAACTGGTACGAGGGCCTGATCACGGCCATGGGCCACGACAAGGCCCTCGCCCTGGTGAAGAAGCTCGGCGACAACGCGCCCCGGCTGGTGGAGAGCCACACCCAGTCCCTGACGGAGGTCCAGTCGGGCGAACCGGCCGCCGTGGCCAACGCCTACGGCTACAAGGCCGCGAAGCTGGCCAAGAAGACGCCCGATCGGATCGCGTTCGCCAACACGGACCCGCTCCCGTCGGCCGCGGTCCTCGCGGAGATGGCGAACAAACCGCCGCACCCGGCCGCGGCCAAGCTCTTCATCGACTGGATCATGTCGAAGGCCGGCCAGCAGCAGGTCGTGAGCATCAGCAACCACGTGTCGCTGAGCGACCAGGAGCACAACGACGACTCGGTGTGGAACCCGGGCAAGTGGAAGCCCGCGTGGTCGACGCCGGTCATCCCCGCGGACACGTACGACCGCTACCTGGACGAGTACCAGAAGGCGCTGCACGCCGCCTGACGTGCCCACGCGGCGGCACCCACCACACGGCCCGCCGCGCCGGGCACACCCCCTTCACTCCCGTTCCCGACTCGCCCCGTCACCCCCGCCCTGACACCAGCCCTACCCACCGACCTCCCAGGACGGCCACGCCATGAGCCTGATCAGCCGCTCCCGCCCCGGTGCACCACCGGCCCGAGCCCCGCTGCGCCCCGCCCGCACCACCCGACTGAGCACCGCCCTGGAGTGGTTCCGCGACCCCCGCCACATCCTGCTGGCCCTGGTGGCCCTCGTGGTCGCCTACCTGGCACTGGTGCCGGCCGCCACCATGCTGGTCGCCAGCCTCCAGTCGTCCTTCCTCAACACCGGGCCGGTCGAGTGGACCCTGCGCCACTACACGGAGACGCTGGGCAGCTCCGACTTCTGGGTGCTGGTGGGCAACTCCTTCGCCTATGCCGCGGCCACGGCCGTCCTGTGCACCGTCATCGGCTTCGGGCTCGCCTACCTGGTGACCCGGACCAACACCCCGGCGAAGTTCTTCGCCCAGGTCGCCGCGCTGGTCCCGCTGATCATCCCGGGCATCCTCAACACCGTCGCCTGGGCCCTGCTGTTCGCACCGAACACCGGCGCGCTGAACGTTCTGCTGCGCGACCTGCACCTGCCGACGTTCGACATCTACTCGCTGGCCGGCATGGTGCTGGTGCAGTCCATGCACGTCACGCCCGTGGCCTTCCTGATGGGCACCGCTGCCTTCACCTCCATGGACTCCTCCCTGGAGGAGGCCGCCCTGAGCTCGGGAGCACCGCCCTTCCGCGTCTTCCGCACCATCACCGCCCGGCTCATCAGGCCGGCCATCATGTCGGCGGCCCTGCTGATGTTCGTGCAGACCATCTCGACGTTCGAGGTGCCGCAGCTCATCGGCGTTCCCGGGCACACGTTCGTGTTCGTCAGCCGGATCTACAAGGCCCTGCAGACCTTCCCGACCGACTACGGAACCGTCGGTGTCATCGGCATCTTCATCCTCGTCGTGGCCACCCTCGGGCTGTGGCTCTCGCGGCGGATGAGCGGGTCGGGCGCCGCCGCGCAGACCATCACCGGCAAGGGCTTCAGGCCCACCGTGACCGACCTCGGCCGGTGGCGGTGGCTGGGCTTCGCCATCTTCGTGCTGTTCTTCATCGCGGCCGTGGTGCTGCCGCTGCTGATGCTGCTCTGGTCGTCGCTGCTGCCCGGCTACGAGCCGCCGTCGCTGTCGGCGCTGCACCACCTCACCCTGGCCAACTACCGTGAGCTCCTCGACACCCCCGCCCTCACCTCCTCGGTCCGCAACAGCCTGATCACCGCCGTGCTCGCCGGTGCCATCGTCACCGTGCTCAGCTCGCTCGTCGCCTACATCACCGTCAAGACCAAGGTGCGCGGCAGGGGCGTGCTCGACGCGCTCGCCACGGTCCCGCTCGCGGTGCCCAGCGTCGTGATGGGCGTCGGCATCCTGTACTGGTACCTGACCGTCCCGATGCCCTTCCAGATGTACGGCACGCTGACGATCCTGGTGATCGCCTTCGTGACGATCGGGCTGCCCTACGGGCTGCGGTACATCGTGCCCGGCATGTCCCAGATCAAGGACGAGTTGGAGGAGGCCGCGGCCGCCAGCGGCGCGACGTGGCTGCGCACCTTCCGGCGCATCTACGTGCCGCTGCTGGTGCCCTCGCTGCTGGCCGCCTTCCTGTACACGGTCATCGTCGCGTTCCGCGAGATCTCGGCCGCCATCTTCCTCTACACCCAGGACACCCAAGTGGTGTCGGTGACGATCTACCAGGAGTGGTCCAACGGCAGTTACCCGATCGTGGCCGCCCTCGGCGTCGCCATCGTCGTCTTCCTCGCCGTGATCGTCGCACTGGTCCGCCTGCTGGGCAGCAGGACCGGGCTGAACCGTCAATGAGCCTGAGTACTCAAAGGAGAGTGTCGTGATCGAGGTACGCGGCCTGGTCAAGCGTTTCGAGGGACGGGCGGTGTCACGCAACGCCGTCGACGGTATCGACCTGGAGGTCCCCGAGGGAAAACTCGTCACCTTGCTCGGCCCGAGCGGCTGCGGCAAGACCACCACCCTGCGTCTGATCGCCGGGC comes from the Streptomyces sp. TS71-3 genome and includes:
- a CDS encoding ABC transporter substrate-binding protein; translation: MHHEREAQEQYQRQEQREPHGSRHPGARRRRRIPAKSAGAALLAVMLTACSSGLAATTTEVAPAQQPENLLPKASEEGKVLWYTTFADDDVDGMIAAFQKKYPKVKVEALRLSADKLPSRLVTEQRGGKYNADVITADSEPVYQLIKVGTLAPYRVPETPDLPKELKSLPDGYGNVVYVNTSAIAYNPKSVASQHLPVPSSIEDLTKPVWKGRFSIDPNAINWYEGLITAMGHDKALALVKKLGDNAPRLVESHTQSLTEVQSGEPAAVANAYGYKAAKLAKKTPDRIAFANTDPLPSAAVLAEMANKPPHPAAAKLFIDWIMSKAGQQQVVSISNHVSLSDQEHNDDSVWNPGKWKPAWSTPVIPADTYDRYLDEYQKALHAA
- a CDS encoding iron ABC transporter permease, yielding MSLISRSRPGAPPARAPLRPARTTRLSTALEWFRDPRHILLALVALVVAYLALVPAATMLVASLQSSFLNTGPVEWTLRHYTETLGSSDFWVLVGNSFAYAAATAVLCTVIGFGLAYLVTRTNTPAKFFAQVAALVPLIIPGILNTVAWALLFAPNTGALNVLLRDLHLPTFDIYSLAGMVLVQSMHVTPVAFLMGTAAFTSMDSSLEEAALSSGAPPFRVFRTITARLIRPAIMSAALLMFVQTISTFEVPQLIGVPGHTFVFVSRIYKALQTFPTDYGTVGVIGIFILVVATLGLWLSRRMSGSGAAAQTITGKGFRPTVTDLGRWRWLGFAIFVLFFIAAVVLPLLMLLWSSLLPGYEPPSLSALHHLTLANYRELLDTPALTSSVRNSLITAVLAGAIVTVLSSLVAYITVKTKVRGRGVLDALATVPLAVPSVVMGVGILYWYLTVPMPFQMYGTLTILVIAFVTIGLPYGLRYIVPGMSQIKDELEEAAAASGATWLRTFRRIYVPLLVPSLLAAFLYTVIVAFREISAAIFLYTQDTQVVSVTIYQEWSNGSYPIVAALGVAIVVFLAVIVALVRLLGSRTGLNRQ